One Theropithecus gelada isolate Dixy chromosome 20, Tgel_1.0, whole genome shotgun sequence DNA segment encodes these proteins:
- the CDIPT gene encoding CDP-diacylglycerol--inositol 3-phosphatidyltransferase isoform X2, which translates to MPDENIFLFVPNLIGYARIVFAIISFYFMPCCPLTASSFYLLSGLLDAFDGHAARALNQGTRFGAMLDMLTDRCSTMCLLVNLALLYPRATLFFQLSMSLDVASHWLHLHSSVVRGSESHKMIDLSGNPVLRIYYTSRPALFTLCAGNELFYCLLYLFHFSEGPLVGSVGLFRMGLWVTAPIALLKSLISVIHLITAARNIAALDAADRAKKK; encoded by the exons ATGCCAGACGAAAATATCTTCCTGTTCGTGCCCAACCTCATCG GTTATGCCCGGATTGTCTTCGCCATCATTTCTTTCTACTTCATGCCCTGCTGTCCCCTCACGGCCTCCTCCTTCTACCTGCTCAGCGGCCTGCTGGACGCTTTCGATGGACATGCTGCTCGCGCTCTTAATCAAG GAACCCGGTTTGGGGCCATGCTGGACATGCTGACGGACCGCTGCTCCACCATGTGCCTGTTGGTCAACCTGGCCCTGCTGTACCCTCGAGCCACGCTGTTCTTCCAACTCAGCATGAGTTTGGATGTGGCCAGTCACTGGCTGCACCTCCACAG TTCTGTGGTCCGAGGCAGTGAGAGTCACAAGATGATCGACTTGTCCGGGAATCCAGTGCTTCGGATCTATTACACCTCGAGG CCTGCTCTGTTCACCTTGTGTGCTGGGAATGAACTCTTCTACTGCCTCCTCTACCTGTTCCATTTCTCTGAGGGACCTTTAG TTGGCTCCGTGGGACTGTTCCGGATGGGCCTCTGGGTCACTGCCCCCATCGCCTTGCTGAAGTCGCTCATCAGTGTCATCCACCTGATCACGGCTGCCCGCAACATAGCTGCCCTAGACGCAGCAGACCGGGCCAAGAAGAAGTGA
- the CDIPT gene encoding CDP-diacylglycerol--inositol 3-phosphatidyltransferase isoform X1 has product MALGGLTNFLICSPDPTLRLPLRHQVSFSSPGALVLGLMSCRHSFPLLLPCSLHSHAFLSSCHGDLCPLTSHTACFPTCVPPQAGGHSQSSFTPCMRVINQIWAPVLQSLCHNSPCPPNLPGTRFGAMLDMLTDRCSTMCLLVNLALLYPRATLFFQLSMSLDVASHWLHLHSSVVRGSESHKMIDLSGNPVLRIYYTSRPALFTLCAGNELFYCLLYLFHFSEGPLVGSVGLFRMGLWVTAPIALLKSLISVIHLITAARNIAALDAADRAKKK; this is encoded by the exons ATGGCTCTTGGAGGGttgactaattttttaatctgTTCTCCAGACCCAACTCTAAGGCTTCCCCTGAGGCATCAAGTCTCTTTTTCTAGCCCTGGAGCCTTGGTTCTGGGGTTGATGAGCTGCAGACATAGCTTTCCTCTCCTCCTACCCTGTTCCCTTCACTCTCATGCCTTTCTCAGTTCATGCCATGGTGACCTTTGCCCACTAACCTCACACACAGCCTGTTTTCCAACCTGCGTTCCTCCCCAGGCAGGTGGACACTCCCAGTCTTCGTTTACACCCTGCATGAGAGTGATAAACCAAATATGGGCACCTGTCCTGCAGTCTCTGTGCCATAATAGCCCCTGCCCACCTAATCTTCCAGGAACCCGGTTTGGGGCCATGCTGGACATGCTGACGGACCGCTGCTCCACCATGTGCCTGTTGGTCAACCTGGCCCTGCTGTACCCTCGAGCCACGCTGTTCTTCCAACTCAGCATGAGTTTGGATGTGGCCAGTCACTGGCTGCACCTCCACAG TTCTGTGGTCCGAGGCAGTGAGAGTCACAAGATGATCGACTTGTCCGGGAATCCAGTGCTTCGGATCTATTACACCTCGAGG CCTGCTCTGTTCACCTTGTGTGCTGGGAATGAACTCTTCTACTGCCTCCTCTACCTGTTCCATTTCTCTGAGGGACCTTTAG TTGGCTCCGTGGGACTGTTCCGGATGGGCCTCTGGGTCACTGCCCCCATCGCCTTGCTGAAGTCGCTCATCAGTGTCATCCACCTGATCACGGCTGCCCGCAACATAGCTGCCCTAGACGCAGCAGACCGGGCCAAGAAGAAGTGA
- the CDIPT gene encoding CDP-diacylglycerol--inositol 3-phosphatidyltransferase isoform X3: protein MPDENIFLFVPNLIGTRFGAMLDMLTDRCSTMCLLVNLALLYPRATLFFQLSMSLDVASHWLHLHSSVVRGSESHKMIDLSGNPVLRIYYTSRPALFTLCAGNELFYCLLYLFHFSEGPLVGSVGLFRMGLWVTAPIALLKSLISVIHLITAARNIAALDAADRAKKK, encoded by the exons ATGCCAGACGAAAATATCTTCCTGTTCGTGCCCAACCTCATCG GAACCCGGTTTGGGGCCATGCTGGACATGCTGACGGACCGCTGCTCCACCATGTGCCTGTTGGTCAACCTGGCCCTGCTGTACCCTCGAGCCACGCTGTTCTTCCAACTCAGCATGAGTTTGGATGTGGCCAGTCACTGGCTGCACCTCCACAG TTCTGTGGTCCGAGGCAGTGAGAGTCACAAGATGATCGACTTGTCCGGGAATCCAGTGCTTCGGATCTATTACACCTCGAGG CCTGCTCTGTTCACCTTGTGTGCTGGGAATGAACTCTTCTACTGCCTCCTCTACCTGTTCCATTTCTCTGAGGGACCTTTAG TTGGCTCCGTGGGACTGTTCCGGATGGGCCTCTGGGTCACTGCCCCCATCGCCTTGCTGAAGTCGCTCATCAGTGTCATCCACCTGATCACGGCTGCCCGCAACATAGCTGCCCTAGACGCAGCAGACCGGGCCAAGAAGAAGTGA
- the CDIPT gene encoding CDP-diacylglycerol--inositol 3-phosphatidyltransferase isoform X4: MLDMLTDRCSTMCLLVNLALLYPRATLFFQLSMSLDVASHWLHLHSSVVRGSESHKMIDLSGNPVLRIYYTSRPALFTLCAGNELFYCLLYLFHFSEGPLVGSVGLFRMGLWVTAPIALLKSLISVIHLITAARNIAALDAADRAKKK, from the exons ATGCTGGACATGCTGACGGACCGCTGCTCCACCATGTGCCTGTTGGTCAACCTGGCCCTGCTGTACCCTCGAGCCACGCTGTTCTTCCAACTCAGCATGAGTTTGGATGTGGCCAGTCACTGGCTGCACCTCCACAG TTCTGTGGTCCGAGGCAGTGAGAGTCACAAGATGATCGACTTGTCCGGGAATCCAGTGCTTCGGATCTATTACACCTCGAGG CCTGCTCTGTTCACCTTGTGTGCTGGGAATGAACTCTTCTACTGCCTCCTCTACCTGTTCCATTTCTCTGAGGGACCTTTAG TTGGCTCCGTGGGACTGTTCCGGATGGGCCTCTGGGTCACTGCCCCCATCGCCTTGCTGAAGTCGCTCATCAGTGTCATCCACCTGATCACGGCTGCCCGCAACATAGCTGCCCTAGACGCAGCAGACCGGGCCAAGAAGAAGTGA